The Candidatus Woesearchaeota archaeon DNA window AATTGAAGGAATAAAATTCAAATGGAAACAAAACAACGAAGAATCAATAGGACTAATAGCACAAGACGTAGAAAAAGTATTTCCTGAAATAGTAAACACCCCAAAAAACAGCCACAAATCAATACAATACGGAAACCTCGTAGCACCTATAATTGAAGCTATAAAAGAATTAAGTAATGATTTTGAAACTGTGAAGAAGCGTTTAGACTTATTAGAGAAAAAGATTTAAGTACGTTTAATTATTGTTAATTAATATTTGGGTGATTAAATATGAAAAAGAAAACAGAGGAGAAATCTGATAAGCCTTTAACCGTTGTTTTTTGTTTGCCAGGGAATAATTTTTCTGGACAATTCTTAGATAGGTGGAGTGAATTATTATTGCATTGTGTAAATAAAGGAATAAGATTTTATGTTAGTCGGCAAGAATCTTGTAATATTTACTATGTTAGAAACATGTGTTTAGGAGGTAACGTTCTTAGAGGGGAGAATCAGAAGCCTTTTAACGAGGAGCTTGATTATGATTATTTGATGTGGATTGATTCTGACTCTGTTTTTACACCTCAACAATTTGATAAGTTATTAGAACATGACAAAGATATTGTTTCCGGTGTTTACATGATGTCTAACGGGATTGAATACGCAAC harbors:
- a CDS encoding tail fiber domain-containing protein, yielding IEGIKFKWKQNNEESIGLIAQDVEKVFPEIVNTPKNSHKSIQYGNLVAPIIEAIKELSNDFETVKKRLDLLEKKI